The genomic segment CAATGTGACAGAGCCTCATGGTGACCATGAGTTCATAAAACTGTTTaaattatggtttttatttaaattaaggaTTATTTCTGGGAATTTTGTAATAATTGGGCTCTCTGGTctgtttgaatttttattttagttttggatGTATTTTAACTTTTACTGCCACATTTAACTAAAATCGCGGTTTTACAAAAATAATGGATTTTTCGAATACACGGATTGGATTTCCAAAATACAATGTTTTCTAATAATTTCATTGTAGATTAtgttttggaaaatgaattaattaaacaaCTCTTTCAGTATTGGTTATAAAACTTGGATGATTTATCGAACAACCATGATTTAAAACGACTTTGTTTTCAAAACCCATCATCATAACAtcactagattcggccataacgtctaggccggatttagggtgttacatttagtggtatcaaagccaagttgcaaaactcgggctgtgaaatttgggttccaaaattgtgttttaaAAAGAACTGGTTTTAAATAACTTAGATCACTTTGAGTAAGTTTGTGGTACACTGAGTGTCTGGCGTCGATTCTGTAAGTATTTCTGAATTTAGATAGAAATTTCTGAAAACACTGTAGTTAGAACTTTCTGAAAGCTATACTGAGTTAGTTACAGACTAAAATCTCTAAAACACTTCTGAACTCCTAATAATTTACgtataaaatatctgttaataaatactggaactgatacataaaattttataatgtagattAATTTGAAATATACGATGAGCGCTCATGGAACTTGCAGTTGTGGTATTCGTGGGTGCAGTAGAGGCCGTAGGAGGCTTCAGCTGAATCTTCGTCTTTGGGCAATGTGCAAATTTTAGACACGAGTAAGACACCAGTTTCGcttgctactgagactgggtctcaaagtcTCTCGGCTAGGGATGACGCACTGTCGCAAGCCATGTTGAGGGTACtagagagggtcgctggaccCTATTCTAGATTTGGGGGCCGTGGGTCAGAAACTAAATGACTCCGGTCTAATGGAGCTGAattgtttaggggtgtcacaagagTTTCCCCTATTGTGGACGAGTATTTGTTGAAGGCCACTGAGAGGATTATGAATGATATAGAATGTAATCCcgagcaaaaattaaagggtgcTGTCTCTTTGCTTCGTGACGAGGAGTATCAGTGGTGGTTTtcagttgaggagggtactcaatGGGACCGTCTGAGCTAGGACTATTTTAAGACTGCCTTTTAGGGGAAAtatgtgggtgcaagctatgtTGATGCTCGTAGgcatgagttcatgaatctcacgcaaTGTGATAAatctgtggccgagtatgaggctaaGTTTCTGAGGTAAAATCGCTACGCTCGAGGCATGATGGCATATGAGTATGAGGAATGCATTTATTTTAAGGACGGTTTGAGGGATAATTTGAGGGTGCTCTGCAAAGAGAGCACGAGTTTGTTGTTTTAGTGGATAAGACAAAAATCGCCGAGGAGGTTAAGCGCGTGGAGCGCCAGAATAGGGATCGTGAgagaggtaagaataagagggattctgAGCCCTCTAGTTCTATTCAGAGGCTTAAGAAATGGGCCAGACCTGATGGGCCTTATAGAGTTGGGGTTCATGTTGCTCTTGCTGGGATTCAGCCATGTGGTGATTGTGGTAGGCGCCATCtgggtgagtgttggaggaggttaAGGGCATGTCTAAGGTGTGGGTCATTAGAGCATCAGATTAGAGAATGTCCACAACGTGCTGATCAGATGCAAGTTTTAGGACCGAGTTCGATAGAGCCTCAAAGGGCAGTTCAGTAGCCACCTAGGGGCCATGGACCGACtaagggtggtaatggtatgggttgaggacagagagcaccgggcagaggtgttAATCAAACTGAGGCAAGGCAAACGGCACTGGTTTTTGTTGCTCGACGTCAAGAGGATAAAGGCACTCTTGATGTGATCATCAgtacgttctttatttttgatgttCCTTATACTGCTctaatagacataggttctacacattCCTATGTAGCTAATCCTGTTTTCCAAAACTTGGGGATTTATATGGACTGCACTTCTAGTGAGATTACTGTACTGAGTCCATTGGGGCAGTCTGTTCGAGCAAGTAGACTTTATAGGAATGTATCGTTAGAAGTACAAGGGACTGTGTTTTCGGCAAATTTGATGGAGCTaccgtttggggagttcgacttgATTCTTGGTATAGATTGGTTGGTTAAGCAAAAAGTTAGTTTGGACTGTGCCTCTAAGAGGTTGGTTTTGAAGGTCGTGGATGATGAGGAAGTGGTTGTAATCGGTGAGCGTCGAGATTACTTGTCTAATGTGATCTTCACTCTAGTGGCAGAGAAATTGGTTCGAAAGGggtgtgaggcgtacttggcttaCATCAATGTTTCAATTTCTGGAGACTCTTCTGTGAAGGGTACCGGAACAGTGAGGGACTTTTTGGATatctttcctgagga from the Gossypium hirsutum isolate 1008001.06 chromosome D09, Gossypium_hirsutum_v2.1, whole genome shotgun sequence genome contains:
- the LOC107892755 gene encoding uncharacterized protein — encoded protein: MSAHGTCSCGIRGCSRGRRRLQLNLRLWAMGVTRVSPIVDEYLLKATERIMNDIECNPEQKLKGAVSLLRDEEYQWWFSVEEVDKTKIAEEVKRVERQNRDRERGKNKRDSEPSSSIQRLKKWARPDGPYRVGVHVALAGIQPCGDCGRRHLGECWRRLRACLRCGSLEHQIRECPQRADQMQRAPGRGVNQTEARQTALVFVARRQEDKGTLDVIISTFFIFDVPYTALIDIGSTHSYVANPVFQNLGIYMDCTSSEITVLSPLGQSVRASRLYRNVSLEVQGTVFSANLMELPFGEFDLILGIDWLVKQKVSLDCASKRLVLKVVDDEEVVVIGERRDYLSNVIFTLVAEKLVRKGCEAYLAYINVSISGDSSVKGTGTVRDFLDIFPEELPGLPSKWEVEFNIELLLGTASVFITPYRMALKELTELNAQLQELLDRGFICPSMSLRGHQFCL